One part of the Mycobacterium marinum genome encodes these proteins:
- a CDS encoding SDR family oxidoreductase has product MADSTTIGVRVRDKVIVITGGARGIGLATATALHKLGAKVAIGDVDEPAVKEAGADLGLEVYGKLDVTDPNSFSDFLDQVERQLGPLDVLVNNAGIMPVGRIVDEPDSVTRRILDINVYGVMVGSKLAAQRMVPRGRGHVINVASLAGEIYVVGLATYCASKHAVIAFTDAARIEYRTTGVKFSMVLPTFVNTELASGTPGMKGFKNAEPSDIADAIVALVANPKPRVRVTKAAGAMIASQKYLPRWLSEGLNRLLGGEHVFTDDVDAAKREAYEARARGETGES; this is encoded by the coding sequence ATGGCAGATTCGACAACCATCGGCGTCAGGGTCCGGGACAAAGTCATCGTGATCACCGGCGGTGCACGGGGAATCGGGCTGGCAACCGCGACCGCGCTGCACAAGCTGGGTGCCAAAGTCGCGATCGGCGACGTTGACGAACCCGCTGTGAAGGAGGCCGGCGCCGACCTCGGCCTCGAGGTGTACGGCAAACTCGATGTCACCGACCCAAATTCCTTCTCGGACTTCCTCGATCAAGTCGAGCGCCAACTCGGCCCACTCGACGTGCTGGTGAACAATGCCGGCATCATGCCGGTCGGGCGGATTGTCGACGAGCCGGATTCGGTGACCCGGCGCATTCTGGACATCAATGTCTACGGCGTCATGGTGGGCAGCAAGCTTGCGGCTCAGCGAATGGTTCCCCGCGGGCGGGGCCACGTCATCAACGTCGCATCGCTGGCCGGCGAGATCTACGTGGTGGGCCTGGCCACCTATTGCGCAAGCAAGCACGCGGTGATCGCATTCACCGATGCCGCCAGGATCGAATACCGCACCACCGGGGTGAAGTTCTCCATGGTGTTGCCGACCTTCGTCAACACCGAACTCGCGTCGGGGACGCCGGGGATGAAAGGGTTCAAAAACGCTGAGCCCTCTGACATCGCCGACGCAATCGTCGCGCTGGTGGCCAATCCCAAGCCTCGCGTGCGGGTCACCAAAGCGGCCGGCGCCATGATCGCCTCGCAGAAGTACCTTCCCCGCTGGCTGTCCGAAGGCCTCAACCGACTCCTCGGGGGTGAGCATGTCTTCACCGACGACGTCGACGCCGCCAAGCGCGAGGCCTACGAGGCCCGGGCCCGCGGCGAAACCGGAGAAAGCTGA
- a CDS encoding GNAT family N-acetyltransferase encodes MIEVRAATPEDAYDVARVHVRSWQWAFRGLISQDYLDNLSPQDWVDRYTVGRMGLRLPSTQVAVDGSAIRGLATTGLSRDTELSNFGELRAIYVDPEHVCTGVGRLLMTAARERLRRVGVTAAVLWVLDGNARARRFYERDGWNFDGTRRTEIIGDTPVDQMRYRCSLT; translated from the coding sequence ATGATCGAGGTCCGCGCAGCCACCCCGGAGGATGCCTATGACGTGGCCCGGGTGCATGTGCGTTCGTGGCAGTGGGCATTCCGGGGACTGATTTCCCAGGATTACCTCGACAATCTCAGCCCGCAAGACTGGGTCGACCGCTACACCGTTGGCCGGATGGGGTTGCGGCTACCCTCCACCCAGGTGGCGGTCGACGGTTCGGCGATCCGCGGCCTGGCCACCACCGGTCTATCCCGCGACACGGAGCTGTCGAACTTCGGTGAGCTCCGGGCGATCTATGTCGATCCCGAGCATGTCTGCACCGGCGTCGGACGGTTGCTCATGACTGCCGCCCGAGAACGGCTGCGGCGGGTTGGCGTCACCGCAGCCGTGTTATGGGTCCTGGATGGCAATGCCCGCGCTCGGCGCTTCTATGAACGCGATGGATGGAATTTCGACGGCACGCGTCGCACCGAGATCATCGGCGACACCCCGGTCGATCAAATGCGCTACCGCTGCTCACTGACCTAG
- a CDS encoding CaiB/BaiF CoA transferase family protein, translated as MQMADQLLAAVRVLDLSGGTADTVTRLLADLGADVLKVEPPGGSPGRNQAPTLAGASIPFAVHNANKRSVVLDPNDAADRARLLELAAGADILVDSGLPGQASSYGTSCVELADRCPHLVALSFTDFGASGPRSSWRATDAVLYAMSGSLSRSGPTTGTPVLPPDGIASATAAVQATWSVLAAYYNKLRCGTGDYIDFSRFDAVVMALDPAFGAHGQVAAGIRSSARWRGRPKNQDAYPIYPCQDGYVRLCVMAPRQWRGLRRWLGEPPEFQDPKYDVIGARFAAWPQISELVAALFAPQTMKELVAAGQAHGVPIAAVLTPSRILASEHFQAVGAITEAELVPGVHTKVPTGYFVVNEQRAGFHTPAPAVGQDQPRWLADPAPELASTASVGGYPLEGLRILDLGIIVAGGELSRLFGDLGAEVIKVESADYPDGLRQARAGDAMSESFAWTHRNHRALGLDLRSPEGKQIFGRLVAAADAVFANFKPGTLTSLGFNYANLHALNPHIVLAGSSAFGNRGPWSTRLGYGPLVRATTGVTRVWTSEDAATDGSRHAFYDATTIFPDHVVGRIVAVLALAALIHRHRTGAGAHVHISQAEVVVNQLDTLFVTEAALAAGIAEVRNDLSVHAVCPCGGDDEWCVVTICSDNEWRCAAKLIDQPELADDPRFASAESRMANRAELVAVVSAWTADHTPFEAAQALQAAGIAAGPMNRPPDLLEDPQLIARNLFRDMTHPLIARPLPAETGPAPFRHIPQSPQRPAPQPGQDTREICAELLDMSPEEIEFLITEGVLFAPSANSEQLATEQQGSGESR; from the coding sequence ATGCAAATGGCCGACCAGCTGCTCGCCGCGGTGCGCGTCCTGGACTTGTCCGGCGGTACCGCCGACACGGTCACGCGCCTGCTCGCCGACCTCGGCGCCGACGTCCTCAAGGTGGAGCCGCCCGGCGGGAGCCCCGGACGTAACCAGGCGCCCACGCTGGCGGGCGCCAGCATTCCGTTCGCCGTGCACAACGCCAACAAGCGCAGCGTGGTGCTGGACCCCAACGACGCAGCCGACCGGGCACGGCTGCTCGAGCTGGCCGCCGGCGCCGACATCCTCGTCGACAGCGGTCTGCCGGGGCAGGCCAGCAGCTACGGCACATCGTGTGTGGAGCTAGCCGATCGCTGCCCCCATCTGGTGGCGCTGTCGTTCACCGACTTCGGTGCATCGGGTCCGCGATCGTCGTGGCGGGCAACCGACGCGGTGCTCTACGCGATGTCGGGATCGCTATCACGGTCAGGGCCCACCACCGGCACCCCGGTATTGCCGCCAGATGGCATCGCTTCGGCGACAGCCGCGGTCCAGGCGACCTGGTCGGTGCTCGCCGCCTACTACAACAAATTGCGTTGCGGTACCGGCGATTACATCGACTTCTCGCGCTTCGATGCGGTGGTGATGGCTCTTGACCCGGCATTCGGGGCACACGGGCAGGTCGCGGCCGGCATCCGAAGCAGTGCGCGGTGGCGGGGACGCCCGAAAAACCAGGACGCCTACCCGATCTACCCGTGCCAGGACGGGTACGTGCGATTGTGCGTGATGGCGCCGCGCCAGTGGCGCGGCCTACGCCGCTGGCTGGGGGAACCACCAGAGTTTCAGGATCCCAAGTACGACGTGATCGGTGCTCGTTTCGCGGCCTGGCCGCAGATCAGTGAGTTGGTTGCGGCGCTGTTTGCCCCCCAGACGATGAAGGAGCTGGTGGCTGCCGGCCAAGCCCACGGGGTCCCGATTGCGGCCGTCCTCACACCGTCGCGGATTCTGGCCTCCGAACACTTCCAGGCGGTGGGAGCCATCACCGAGGCCGAACTGGTCCCCGGGGTGCATACCAAGGTCCCCACCGGATACTTCGTGGTCAACGAGCAGCGGGCGGGGTTTCACACTCCCGCACCCGCCGTGGGCCAAGACCAGCCGCGCTGGCTGGCCGACCCGGCTCCTGAGCTTGCGAGCACGGCCAGCGTGGGGGGCTACCCGCTCGAAGGGCTGCGGATTCTCGATCTGGGCATCATCGTCGCGGGGGGCGAGCTGAGCCGGCTGTTCGGAGACCTGGGCGCCGAGGTCATCAAGGTCGAAAGCGCCGACTACCCCGACGGGCTACGACAGGCCCGTGCCGGTGACGCGATGAGTGAGTCGTTTGCCTGGACGCACCGTAATCATCGTGCGCTCGGCCTCGACCTGCGCAGCCCCGAGGGCAAGCAAATTTTCGGTCGCCTGGTCGCCGCGGCCGACGCCGTGTTCGCCAACTTCAAGCCGGGCACCCTGACCTCGCTGGGCTTCAATTACGCCAACCTCCATGCCCTCAACCCGCACATCGTGCTCGCCGGCAGCAGCGCGTTCGGTAATCGCGGCCCCTGGAGTACCCGGCTGGGATACGGCCCGTTGGTGCGAGCCACCACCGGCGTGACCCGGGTGTGGACATCCGAAGACGCCGCTACCGACGGTTCCCGGCATGCCTTCTACGACGCCACGACAATTTTCCCCGACCACGTTGTCGGGCGAATCGTCGCCGTCCTGGCGCTAGCCGCGCTGATCCACCGTCACCGCACCGGTGCCGGAGCCCACGTACACATCTCGCAAGCCGAAGTTGTGGTCAATCAGCTCGACACCCTGTTCGTCACCGAGGCCGCACTGGCCGCCGGCATCGCCGAAGTCCGCAATGACCTCAGTGTGCACGCGGTATGCCCCTGCGGCGGTGACGACGAGTGGTGCGTCGTCACCATCTGCTCGGACAACGAATGGCGCTGTGCGGCGAAGCTGATCGACCAACCCGAACTGGCCGATGACCCGCGCTTCGCCTCGGCCGAGTCGCGCATGGCCAATCGCGCCGAATTGGTCGCAGTCGTGTCGGCCTGGACCGCCGACCACACCCCATTCGAGGCGGCCCAGGCGCTGCAGGCGGCAGGGATTGCAGCGGGCCCGATGAACCGCCCGCCGGACCTTCTGGAAGACCCGCAACTAATCGCGCGAAACCTGTTCCGCGACATGACCCATCCGCTCATCGCGCGCCCGCTGCCCGCGGAGACCGGCCCGGCGCCGTTTCGCCATATCCCGCAGTCACCACAACGCCCCGCGCCGCAGCCGGGTCAGGACACCCGAGAGATCTGCGCTGAGCTGCTGGACATGAGCCCGGAAGAAATCGAGTTCCTGATCACCGAAGGCGTGCTGTTCGCCCCGTCGGCTAACTCCGAGCAGCTGGCCACCGAACAGCAGGGCTCCGGGGAAAGCCGGTGA
- a CDS encoding acetyl-CoA acetyltransferase, with protein sequence MAVDPRTPVLIGYGQVNYRDEIDPTMPSVEPVDLMLAAAQQAADSRVLAAVDSIRVVRVLSAHYRNPGQLLGERLQASGFTTSYSSVGGNTPQSLVSQACLDVQRGRAGVVLIAGAETWRTRTGLKSKGARLTWTLQDESVPLPRVAGQDVPMAGESEIRIKLDRPAYVYPMFEQALRIANGESIEDHRSRVGRLWAGFNAVAVDNPHAWIRTPMTAEQICRPGPQNRMISWPYTKLMNSNNMVDQGAALILTSVEQATRLRVPTERWVYPQTGTEAHDTFSIAERAELHQSPAIRIAGARALELAGLGIDDADYVDLYSCFPSAVQVAAHELGLPVDDTDRPLTVTGGLTFAGGPWNNYVTHSIATMAELLAANPGRRGLITANGGYLTKHSIGVYGTEPPAEFRWEDVQPLVDREPTRAALVGWDGVGAVEAWTTPFTRDGQPEKAFVAVRTPTGARTLGVITDPTSANATVHGDIAGAKVAIAADGNATLR encoded by the coding sequence ATGGCCGTAGACCCCCGCACGCCGGTGCTGATCGGCTACGGCCAGGTCAACTACCGCGATGAAATCGACCCCACCATGCCGTCGGTCGAGCCTGTCGATCTGATGCTCGCCGCGGCGCAGCAGGCGGCCGATTCCCGGGTGCTCGCGGCCGTTGACTCCATTCGCGTGGTCCGCGTGCTCTCGGCGCACTACCGCAATCCCGGCCAGTTGCTCGGCGAGCGGCTGCAGGCCAGTGGTTTCACCACCAGCTACAGCAGCGTCGGCGGCAACACACCGCAGTCTCTGGTCAGCCAGGCGTGCCTGGACGTACAGCGGGGTCGAGCCGGGGTGGTGTTGATCGCCGGCGCCGAGACGTGGCGGACCAGGACCGGTCTGAAGTCCAAGGGCGCCCGACTGACCTGGACGCTTCAGGACGAATCCGTTCCGCTGCCACGGGTCGCCGGCCAGGATGTGCCGATGGCCGGCGAGAGCGAAATCAGAATCAAGCTGGATCGGCCTGCCTACGTCTATCCGATGTTCGAGCAGGCGCTACGCATCGCCAACGGCGAGTCAATCGAGGACCACCGCAGCAGAGTCGGCCGACTGTGGGCGGGGTTCAACGCGGTCGCGGTGGATAACCCGCACGCCTGGATCCGCACCCCGATGACCGCCGAACAGATTTGTCGGCCCGGCCCGCAGAACCGGATGATCAGCTGGCCCTACACCAAGCTGATGAACTCCAACAACATGGTTGACCAGGGCGCCGCCCTGATCCTCACGTCGGTCGAACAGGCGACACGACTGCGGGTGCCCACCGAACGCTGGGTCTACCCGCAGACCGGGACCGAGGCGCACGACACCTTCTCGATTGCCGAGCGCGCCGAGCTGCACCAGTCGCCGGCCATCCGAATTGCCGGGGCACGCGCGTTGGAACTCGCCGGTCTGGGCATCGACGATGCCGACTACGTCGACCTGTACTCGTGTTTCCCGTCCGCGGTGCAGGTTGCCGCACACGAACTCGGGCTGCCCGTCGACGATACCGACCGGCCGTTGACCGTCACCGGCGGACTGACCTTTGCCGGGGGCCCGTGGAACAATTACGTCACACATTCGATTGCCACCATGGCCGAGTTATTGGCGGCCAACCCCGGCCGGCGCGGGCTGATCACCGCCAACGGCGGCTACCTGACCAAGCACAGCATCGGCGTGTACGGCACCGAGCCACCCGCGGAGTTCCGCTGGGAAGACGTGCAACCGCTGGTGGACCGCGAGCCCACCCGGGCCGCCCTGGTCGGATGGGACGGCGTCGGCGCCGTCGAGGCCTGGACAACGCCCTTCACCAGAGACGGGCAGCCCGAGAAGGCCTTCGTCGCCGTGCGCACGCCCACCGGGGCGCGTACCTTAGGCGTGATCACCGATCCCACATCGGCCAATGCCACCGTGCATGGGGACATCGCCGGGGCAAAGGTTGCCATCGCTGCCGATGGCAACGCGACATTGCGGTAA
- a CDS encoding NAD(P)H-binding protein, translating to MHVLVTDAAGAIGRLVTRQLIAAGHTVSGISSHPHDYLDPNVDFVCASLRNPVLLELASEADAVIHLAPVEKGAPGAAGITGLAHVSNAAARAGARLLFVSQAAGSPELYQQAETLVSTGWAPSLVIRIAPPVGRQLDWMVCRTVATLMRSKVSARPMRVLHLDDLVRFLVLALDTDRNGVVDLATPDTTNVVTAWRLLGSVDPRLRPHRVQGWSQLIPEMDIAAAQEDWNFQYGWQATDAIVDTGRGLVGRRLDPAGATIGSAQLALPVEPTPRLTPADGTALDSAAPDGLEGEFDDRIDPRFPVFSAASLAEALPGPLTPMTLDVQMSGLRAAGRAMGQVLALGDVVAEEWGSRAIAVFGHRPYVGVSANLVAATQLPGWNERAVTQQALGGNTQVTELLPFGRPQLTDGPLRSAAKVLVTARSLSLLRHIRADTQAYVTAAADEHVGAEQLSTLPDASLEVRIRLLRDRIHQGWILTALWVIDTGVTAATLEHTRAGTSVSGVGVIMESGRIAAETAALTEILRADAPLCALARDGNVDSIRALSASAAAALDATVARLAHRGCGEAELANPSFGDDPALLLTAAAKAAAAPATPAAAPTLSQRLAASARGSRELAHDTTIRFTHDLRMTLRELASRRVTADLMDTIDDVYYLTADELVTMPADARLRIKRRRTERERLQAQHPPEVIDGNWNPAL from the coding sequence GTGCACGTCCTGGTTACCGACGCCGCGGGAGCGATCGGGCGGCTAGTCACACGTCAGCTGATCGCTGCGGGACACACCGTAAGCGGTATATCTTCCCACCCACACGACTACCTGGATCCCAACGTCGATTTTGTTTGCGCATCGCTACGCAACCCAGTGTTATTGGAGTTAGCCAGCGAAGCGGACGCGGTGATTCACCTCGCCCCTGTCGAGAAGGGCGCGCCGGGTGCCGCGGGCATCACTGGCTTGGCACACGTGAGCAACGCTGCGGCCCGCGCCGGCGCGCGGTTGCTGTTCGTGTCCCAGGCCGCGGGCTCGCCGGAGCTTTATCAACAAGCCGAGACACTGGTGTCGACCGGTTGGGCACCGAGTTTGGTCATCCGCATTGCACCGCCGGTCGGCCGCCAGCTCGACTGGATGGTGTGTCGCACGGTCGCGACCCTGATGCGCTCCAAGGTCTCCGCCCGGCCGATGCGGGTACTGCACCTCGACGATCTGGTCCGGTTCCTGGTTCTGGCGCTGGACACCGACCGCAATGGTGTCGTCGACCTGGCCACGCCCGACACCACAAACGTGGTCACCGCCTGGCGGCTGCTCGGATCAGTCGACCCGCGGTTGCGGCCGCACCGGGTTCAAGGCTGGTCACAGTTGATCCCTGAGATGGATATCGCTGCAGCACAGGAAGATTGGAACTTTCAGTACGGGTGGCAGGCCACCGATGCGATCGTCGATACCGGCCGTGGCCTGGTCGGGCGCAGACTAGATCCCGCCGGTGCGACCATCGGTTCGGCCCAGTTGGCGCTACCGGTGGAGCCGACACCGCGACTGACGCCCGCCGACGGGACCGCCCTGGATTCCGCGGCACCAGACGGGCTGGAGGGCGAGTTCGACGACCGGATCGACCCGCGGTTCCCAGTCTTCAGCGCGGCCAGTCTCGCCGAGGCGCTGCCCGGGCCGCTGACCCCGATGACCCTGGACGTCCAGATGAGCGGGTTGCGCGCGGCGGGGCGAGCGATGGGCCAAGTGCTCGCCCTTGGCGACGTCGTCGCCGAGGAGTGGGGGAGCCGGGCTATCGCGGTGTTCGGACATCGCCCCTATGTTGGGGTGTCGGCCAATCTCGTCGCCGCGACCCAATTGCCCGGCTGGAATGAGCGAGCAGTCACCCAGCAAGCATTGGGGGGCAACACCCAGGTCACCGAGCTGCTGCCGTTCGGCCGGCCCCAGCTGACCGATGGACCCCTGCGGTCGGCGGCCAAGGTGCTGGTGACGGCGCGGTCGCTTTCCCTGTTACGTCATATCCGTGCTGATACGCAGGCTTACGTGACCGCGGCGGCTGACGAACACGTTGGCGCCGAGCAGCTCTCTACGCTGCCCGACGCCAGCCTGGAAGTTCGGATTAGGTTGTTACGGGACCGGATTCACCAAGGCTGGATCCTCACGGCGCTATGGGTCATCGATACAGGTGTTACCGCCGCAACGCTCGAGCACACCCGGGCCGGAACCAGCGTCTCCGGTGTCGGTGTGATCATGGAAAGCGGCCGTATCGCCGCGGAGACCGCGGCGCTGACCGAAATCCTGCGCGCCGATGCTCCGTTGTGTGCGCTGGCCCGCGACGGCAACGTAGACAGCATCCGAGCCCTATCGGCATCAGCGGCCGCCGCACTTGACGCTACGGTTGCCCGGCTCGCGCATCGGGGTTGCGGCGAAGCGGAGCTGGCCAACCCGTCTTTCGGTGACGATCCGGCGCTGCTGCTGACAGCGGCGGCCAAAGCCGCAGCAGCACCCGCGACACCGGCGGCGGCGCCGACCTTGTCCCAGCGCTTGGCCGCCAGTGCCCGCGGTTCGCGCGAACTCGCCCATGACACCACCATCCGGTTCACCCACGACCTCCGGATGACTTTGCGCGAACTGGCATCTCGTCGGGTAACAGCCGATCTGATGGACACCATCGATGATGTCTACTACTTGACCGCCGACGAGTTGGTAACCATGCCGGCCGATGCGCGGCTACGAATCAAGCGCCGACGCACCGAGCGGGAACGGTTACAGGCTCAGCACCCACCCGAAGTGATTGACGGCAACTGGAATCCCGCGCTTTGA
- a CDS encoding DMT family transporter, whose protein sequence is MSAGWIIPFIILGGALQTCGAAMNGQLYKHMINPWLASAISFALITIFFVGAFLIMPNPLPTTKDIASMPWWAVVGGLVGAVQVYAGLTLVNKVGAGTFIGVTVTAALIMSLLIDHFGWLRVDAHPLTLWRALGGAFLVCGVVLVAKF, encoded by the coding sequence ATGAGTGCAGGCTGGATTATCCCGTTCATCATCCTGGGCGGAGCTCTACAGACATGTGGAGCTGCGATGAATGGGCAACTGTACAAACACATGATCAACCCATGGCTGGCATCAGCGATTTCGTTTGCGCTGATCACGATATTTTTCGTGGGCGCATTCCTCATCATGCCCAACCCGCTACCCACCACCAAGGACATCGCCTCGATGCCGTGGTGGGCCGTGGTCGGCGGCCTCGTCGGAGCGGTGCAGGTGTATGCGGGCCTGACATTGGTCAACAAGGTGGGCGCGGGCACGTTCATTGGGGTCACGGTCACAGCAGCACTCATCATGTCGTTACTGATCGATCATTTCGGCTGGCTCCGGGTGGACGCTCATCCGCTCACCCTGTGGCGGGCCCTCGGCGGTGCGTTCCTGGTTTGCGGGGTGGTATTGGTTGCCAAGTTCTAG
- a CDS encoding TfoX/Sxy family protein — MAYDTGLADRIRELLARQPGVDEMRMFGGLAFLISGHMAVAVSGQGGLLVRVPPEDADKLLERDHVSPMVMAGRETRRWLQVASQGVKTKRQLQSWVDRAVGYVRTMPPK, encoded by the coding sequence ATGGCCTATGACACCGGCCTGGCCGACCGGATCCGTGAGTTGCTGGCTCGACAGCCCGGCGTGGATGAAATGCGCATGTTCGGCGGGCTTGCATTTCTCATCAGCGGGCACATGGCCGTTGCCGTCAGCGGGCAGGGCGGACTATTGGTCAGAGTGCCGCCGGAAGACGCCGACAAGCTGCTCGAGCGTGATCACGTCAGCCCCATGGTCATGGCCGGACGCGAAACCCGCCGCTGGCTGCAAGTGGCCAGCCAAGGCGTCAAAACCAAACGTCAGCTTCAGAGTTGGGTGGACCGCGCCGTGGGCTACGTGCGCACGATGCCGCCCAAGTAA
- a CDS encoding nitroreductase/quinone reductase family protein — protein MAELRDLKRRVVHRMQKLVVNPIGRQLPVTMLETIGRKSGQPRHTAVGGKLVDNQFWMVSEHGEHSDYVRNIKANPAVRVRLDGEWRSGTAHLLPDDDPLRRLGNLPRLNSAVVRAIGSELLSIRVDLD, from the coding sequence ATGGCCGAGCTTCGGGATCTCAAACGCCGAGTAGTCCATCGCATGCAAAAACTTGTGGTCAATCCGATCGGCAGACAATTGCCGGTGACCATGCTGGAAACCATCGGTCGCAAGAGCGGACAACCCCGCCACACCGCGGTGGGCGGCAAGTTGGTGGACAACCAGTTCTGGATGGTCTCCGAACACGGCGAGCATTCGGATTACGTTCGCAATATCAAGGCCAACCCAGCGGTTCGGGTGCGCCTTGACGGCGAGTGGCGAAGCGGAACCGCTCACCTATTGCCCGACGACGACCCGCTACGGCGGCTGGGCAACCTGCCCCGGCTCAACAGCGCGGTCGTTCGGGCGATCGGTAGCGAGTTGCTGAGCATCCGGGTGGATTTGGACTGA